ACCTGGTCAAAGCGATATGCGACGCCAACGAGGACATGGACAGGCTGATCACGGACATGATGGTTCTGTCACGGATCATTCGAAGCGAGATCAGCCGCGAGACGGTTGACTTGGGCAAGATGGCCTATGAGATCGCCTCTGTGCTGAAGCTGACGGAGCCGGACCGGCGAGCGGAGTTCGACATCGCCTCCGATCTGGTTGCGGAATGCGATCCGAAGCTGTTCAAGGTTGCCCTCGACAACCTGTTCTGGAACGCCTGGAAGTACACCGGCAGAACTGAAAAAGCCCGCATCGTGTTCGGATCGATCGCCAGTGATGGAAAACGGACTTTCTTTGTCCGTGACAACGGGGTGGGTTTCGACATGAAGGATGCCGACAAACTGTTCAAGCCCTTTCAAAGGCTCCAGACCGCGAAAGCTTTCCCTGGGACCGGGATCGGGCTGACGACGGTGCAGCGGATCGTCCAGCGTCACGGAGGAGATGTGTGGGGGGAGGGGGAGCGGGGGAAGGGGGCGACCTTTTTCTTCACCTTGCCCGCACAGAGGGACTCGGGATTTCCGCAACCCCCTTTCAAGGCAGCTTAAGCATTAAAAACAGCATACCATTCGATCATTTCACCTCTCCGGCATACCAGACCCTCCAGGTGTGCCCCTCTTCCGTCTCGCTGATATAGATTGTCCCGTCCGGCCCCTGGGCGAGACCCATGGGCCTGTAGCGGGCATCGCCCGAACTCTGCACGGGTCTGTCACCGGCAAACCCGGTGGCGAAATCCTCGCCGGCGCCCGAAGGGGCGCCCCCGGAAAAGGGGACGAACACCACCTTGTACCCCTGCTGGGGGAGCGGCGCCCGGTTCCAGGAACCGTGAAAGGCGATGAACGCTCCGCCCCGGTAACGCTCCGGGAACTGGTCGGCGGTGTAGAACAGCAGCCCGTTCGGAGCCCAGTGACCGGGAAAGGCCGCAATCGGTTTTTCGAATTTATCGCACCGCCCCACCTTTTCCCCGTCTCCTCCGTACTCTGGGGCGAGGACCTTTTTCCCCTTTTTCCGATCGTAGTAGCAGTAGGGCCAGCCGAAATCGTCCCCCTTGTCGACCCGGAACAACTCTTCGGCCGGCAGCTCCGCGCTCTGTTCTACCGAGAAGAGCTCGGGCCAGAGCTGGTGGAGCTGATCGCGTCCGTGCTGGACCACATAGAGCTGCTCAGGTCCGATCCCAGGCGATGGCTACGGCATTACGAATGCCGGTGGCGAAATGGTCGCCGTCCGCCATTTTCTGTCCGGTCGTGCCGGCGCCGAAGCGCCAGATCCCCGCGTGCTGTTTGAGCTGTGGGCAGGGATCGATCCCTGGCGATCCCTCGGTCCGGTTCCGCTTCTGGCAGACATTGGAAGGGGCGCCGATATTGACGAAAAGATCCCCTTTGCCGCTGAGGGCGAACGATTTGGCGGCATGCTGCTCCTGCGGAGGAAAGTCCGAGACGACCATCTCGATCTTGCCGGCAGGAAGCAACTTCCCTGCGATCAGCTTGCTTCGGTAAATAGTCCCGGGGGTGGCGAAGTAGAGGTAGTCCTGCCAGATGCCGATCCCGGTCCCGCCGTCATCGAAGAAGCGTTCTTCCTGCTCCAGACTCCCGTCGCCATCGTTATCCCGGAGCGCAACGATTCCTCCACCTTTTCTCGGGGTTCGCAGGCGGGCATAGAGGTCTCCGTTCTCGCGGATCACGATATGCCGCACCGGCCCCAGATTGTCGGCCGCCACCTGGGCGCAGAACCCCTCGGGCAGGGATATTCCGCCGTTGTCGGGAGCGCAGCGTCCCCGGACCACGGAAGCACCTTCAGCGGACTGCTCCGAATTCCCGGCCCCGGCAGGAGCCGACAGTCCAATAATGCAGAGGACCGGCAGCAGAAGGGAAATCGGCGCTTTCATGACGTCTCCTTGGTCAGGAAGAATGAAGGTTTTAAAACACTACTAAGTGAAAAATACGATTTTGCAAACTGATTTTCTGATGGGATGGAAGCAGCAACAAAGGTGGGAAAACCGGACGGTGCCGAGGGGCCTTATGACATGAAAAACGCCCCCGCCGGATTTTCCCGGTAGAGGCGCTTCTTCTTCCCTGGCGTTTTTCCAAGGAGGAGTATAGGTCCCCCGGAGGCGACGGTCTATCGCATAATGAGGAACAGAATCACAATCAGGATCAGAACGATTACTCCGACGGCCAGGGCCTTCATCCCTTTTCCCGCAGGGGAGGCGGTTTCCTCTTCCAGGGCGCCGACCACGGGGAATCGTTCTATTACCACCCTGATATGGGGAGCGCTCTCGAGATCCCTACTCAGGTCGCATCCGGCCCGGTGCTGCTTCTCGTGGTCGCCGTCCTTCCACCGCGGGCTGTCGGTGAAATC
The window above is part of the Desulfuromonas sp. TF genome. Proteins encoded here:
- a CDS encoding sorbosone dehydrogenase family protein, whose product is MVQHGRDQLHQLWPELFSVEQSAELPAEELFRVDKGDDFGWPYCYYDRKKGKKVLAPEYGGDGEKVGRCDKFEKPIAAFPGHWAPNGLLFYTADQFPERYRGGAFIAFHGSWNRAPLPQQGYKVVFVPFSGGAPSGAGEDFATGFAGDRPVQSSGDARYRPMGLAQGPDGTIYISETEEGHTWRVWYAGEVK
- a CDS encoding cytochrome b5 domain-containing protein; the protein is MTRSELARFDGREGRRAYAAVNGKVYDFTDSPRWKDGDHEKQHRAGCDLSRDLESAPHIRVVIERFPVVGALEEETASPAGKGMKALAVGVIVLILIVILFLIMR